In a genomic window of Occallatibacter riparius:
- a CDS encoding RNA polymerase sigma factor → MSAATASYPARQKNHGLERLFVEHYRRVLMASYRITGNMADAEDVAQAVFLRLGSGGLPAVANAGSYLYRAAINGALDLLRKTKTAAAESLDSASDLVTKEPAASPERAAGNSELARQLRLAIGGLAPRAAEMFALRYLEELSNGEIAKLMGTSQAVVAVTLYQSRLKLKRRLAELQRGMR, encoded by the coding sequence ATGAGCGCAGCAACGGCGAGCTATCCGGCGAGGCAAAAGAACCACGGGCTGGAGCGCCTGTTTGTAGAGCACTACAGGCGGGTGCTGATGGCCAGCTACCGCATCACCGGCAACATGGCCGATGCGGAGGACGTGGCCCAGGCGGTGTTTCTGCGGCTGGGCAGCGGCGGTCTGCCTGCGGTGGCAAACGCGGGGAGCTATCTTTACCGCGCGGCGATCAACGGCGCACTGGATCTGTTGCGAAAGACGAAGACGGCAGCGGCTGAGTCTCTGGACTCGGCGTCGGACCTGGTAACGAAAGAACCGGCAGCATCACCTGAGAGGGCGGCGGGAAACAGCGAGCTTGCGCGGCAGCTACGGCTGGCTATCGGAGGGCTGGCGCCGCGGGCAGCGGAGATGTTCGCACTGCGCTACCTGGAAGAGCTGTCGAATGGCGAGATCGCGAAGCTGATGGGGACGTCGCAGGCCGTGGTGGCGGTGACTCTCTATCAATCGCGCTTGAAGTTGAAGAGACGGCTGGCGGAACTGCAACGGGGGATGAGATGA
- a CDS encoding efflux RND transporter periplasmic adaptor subunit — protein MRKLCLAAMSAVVVMWSMAACKHDVAAGSRGAAPPDPLTVHLTPELRNEIKTGSAQWQEVTTQQKVAARVETDASRVARVGSPVNGRITKMLVFEGQHVKQGQVLAMLHSNALSDAQFAFIRAYTQENLARQSAERAKQLVQSDVIGTAELEKRQAELLQTSAEVAALGAQLRGLGMTDAAISRLETSRQINSEYPITASISGTLIERKVTIGQVVQPADEVFLIADLSNVWLVAEVPEEHSASLYPGKTVLATVPALPHEPVTGTLNFVSPVVNPETRTVQARMDLPNAKELFKPQMLASMTFESRPQRGLTIPSTAVVREDNKDQVFVKAGADSWRLREVELGPEVADHRLVLKGITENDEIVLNGAFHLNNQRKQDMIKGAE, from the coding sequence ATGCGGAAGTTGTGTCTGGCTGCGATGAGCGCAGTGGTTGTGATGTGGAGCATGGCTGCCTGCAAACACGATGTCGCGGCCGGGAGCCGCGGAGCTGCACCTCCCGATCCTCTGACGGTGCACCTAACGCCAGAACTGCGCAACGAGATCAAGACGGGCAGCGCCCAATGGCAGGAGGTGACCACGCAGCAGAAAGTGGCTGCTCGCGTGGAGACGGATGCCTCGCGGGTGGCGCGCGTCGGCTCTCCCGTGAACGGACGCATCACGAAGATGCTGGTGTTCGAAGGACAGCACGTGAAGCAGGGGCAGGTCCTCGCCATGCTGCACAGCAATGCGCTTTCTGACGCGCAGTTCGCGTTCATCAGGGCGTATACACAGGAAAACCTCGCGCGGCAGTCTGCGGAAAGAGCAAAGCAACTGGTGCAGTCCGACGTAATCGGGACGGCGGAACTGGAGAAGAGGCAGGCAGAGCTGCTGCAAACAAGCGCAGAGGTGGCCGCGCTTGGTGCGCAGTTACGCGGGCTCGGCATGACCGATGCGGCAATTTCGCGGCTGGAAACCTCGCGCCAAATCAACTCGGAATACCCCATCACCGCAAGCATTTCCGGTACCCTCATCGAGCGGAAGGTGACGATCGGGCAGGTGGTGCAACCCGCCGATGAGGTGTTCCTCATTGCCGATCTCTCGAACGTCTGGCTCGTGGCGGAGGTACCGGAGGAGCACTCGGCATCGCTCTATCCAGGCAAGACCGTGTTGGCGACGGTTCCGGCGCTACCGCATGAGCCGGTCACCGGGACGTTGAACTTCGTGAGTCCCGTGGTGAATCCCGAGACGCGGACAGTCCAAGCCCGCATGGATCTCCCCAATGCGAAGGAATTGTTCAAGCCGCAAATGCTCGCTTCCATGACATTCGAAAGCCGCCCCCAGCGCGGCCTCACAATCCCCTCCACCGCGGTGGTGCGCGAAGACAACAAGGATCAGGTGTTCGTGAAAGCCGGCGCCGACTCCTGGCGGTTGCGCGAAGTGGAACTCGGGCCGGAGGTGGCCGATCACAGACTCGTGCTGAAGGGCATCACGGAGAACGACGAGATCGTACTCAACGGCGCGTTCCATCTGAACAACCAGCGCAAGCAGGACATGATCAAGGGAGCGGAATAG
- a CDS encoding CocE/NonD family hydrolase, translating into MRRTSSISLTCLVLASATLGPALTAQSAAVTPDMVQTGSDIPAKWEEPHPGYDYEKREVMIPMRDGVKLHTVVIVPKGAKGLPILLERTPYNASGFSTDRPHMRDAVWSAQRDWADDGYIIVTQDIRGKYGSEGDYVMTRPPIGPLNPTKTDDTTDAWDTIDWLVKNIPESNGRVGMIGSSYDGWTVTMALLGPHPALKVAAPESPMIDGWMGDDWFHYGAFRQVNLDYFTEQSSQRAAGSQVPRPGSDDYQDFLDAVSAGHWAEANGFKQLPWWNRLSAHPAYDAFWQLQALDKLVVQKPASIPTVWLQGLWDQEDMYGAVHTWEALKAAGHASNNHLVMGPWYHSQVNRSAETLGPLKWKGDTAADFRRTILIPFFNTYLKDRKAAESLPAALIYNATENHWDKFADWPGVDEKHLTPMYLQSEFGLALNKPQAGEDSYLSDPAKPVPYLAPPVEADGGKRWQTWLVQDQRPVATRTDVLSYQTPVLDRAVSLEGAPFADLFVKTTGTDADFVVKIIDVYPPNDAEQPEMGGYQLPISLDIFRGRYRKSFPNPEAIPAGAVEEYRFRLPTVNYVFKPGHRIMVQIQSSLFPLYDRNPQTYVDNIFFAKPEDFRSATMTVEHNPQAASSVLLPIVSGK; encoded by the coding sequence ATGCGACGCACATCTTCCATCTCCCTGACCTGTCTCGTTCTCGCCTCCGCAACATTGGGTCCGGCCCTGACTGCCCAGTCTGCCGCCGTCACCCCCGACATGGTCCAGACCGGCAGCGACATCCCCGCCAAATGGGAAGAGCCTCACCCCGGCTACGACTACGAAAAGCGCGAAGTCATGATCCCCATGCGCGACGGAGTCAAGCTCCACACGGTCGTCATTGTGCCCAAAGGCGCCAAAGGCCTGCCCATCCTGCTCGAGCGCACTCCCTACAATGCCAGCGGATTCTCGACCGACAGGCCTCACATGCGCGACGCCGTCTGGTCCGCCCAGCGCGATTGGGCCGACGACGGCTACATCATCGTCACCCAGGATATTCGCGGCAAATACGGCTCCGAGGGCGACTACGTTATGACCCGCCCGCCCATCGGCCCGCTCAATCCCACCAAGACCGACGACACCACCGATGCTTGGGACACCATCGACTGGCTCGTCAAAAACATTCCCGAATCCAACGGCCGCGTCGGCATGATCGGTTCCTCTTACGACGGCTGGACCGTAACCATGGCTCTCCTCGGCCCCCATCCGGCGCTCAAGGTGGCCGCGCCCGAAAGCCCCATGATCGACGGCTGGATGGGCGATGATTGGTTCCACTACGGCGCCTTCCGCCAGGTCAACCTCGATTACTTCACTGAGCAGTCATCCCAGCGCGCCGCTGGCAGTCAGGTCCCCCGCCCCGGCTCAGACGACTACCAGGATTTTCTCGACGCAGTGAGCGCCGGCCATTGGGCTGAAGCAAACGGCTTCAAACAGCTACCTTGGTGGAACCGCCTTTCCGCGCACCCCGCCTACGATGCCTTCTGGCAGCTTCAGGCACTCGACAAGCTCGTCGTCCAGAAGCCCGCCTCGATCCCTACCGTTTGGCTTCAGGGTCTCTGGGATCAGGAAGACATGTACGGCGCAGTGCACACCTGGGAAGCTCTAAAGGCCGCCGGCCACGCCTCCAACAATCACCTCGTCATGGGTCCCTGGTACCACAGCCAGGTCAACCGGTCCGCTGAAACGTTGGGACCGCTGAAATGGAAGGGTGATACCGCCGCCGACTTCCGCCGCACCATCCTCATTCCCTTCTTCAACACCTACCTGAAAGACCGCAAGGCCGCCGAGTCGCTCCCCGCTGCGCTGATCTACAACGCCACTGAGAACCACTGGGACAAGTTCGCCGACTGGCCCGGCGTCGATGAAAAACACCTGACGCCGATGTACCTGCAGTCAGAGTTCGGCCTCGCCCTCAACAAACCTCAGGCTGGCGAAGACAGCTACCTCTCCGATCCTGCCAAGCCTGTGCCCTATCTAGCGCCCCCCGTCGAGGCCGACGGCGGCAAGCGCTGGCAGACCTGGCTCGTTCAGGATCAGCGCCCCGTCGCCACCCGCACAGACGTGCTCAGCTACCAGACCCCGGTACTCGATCGTGCTGTGAGTCTCGAAGGCGCGCCGTTCGCCGATCTGTTCGTTAAGACCACTGGCACCGACGCCGACTTCGTCGTCAAAATCATCGACGTCTATCCGCCTAACGACGCCGAGCAGCCTGAGATGGGTGGCTACCAGCTCCCCATCAGCCTCGACATCTTCCGCGGCCGCTACCGCAAAAGCTTCCCAAACCCCGAGGCCATCCCCGCCGGCGCAGTCGAGGAGTACCGTTTCCGCCTGCCAACTGTGAACTACGTCTTCAAGCCAGGACACCGCATCATGGTGCAGATCCAGTCCTCGCTCTTCCCCCTCTACGACCGCAACCCGCAAACCTATGTCGATAACATCTTCTTCGCCAAACCCGAAGACTTCCGCAGCGCCACCATGACGGTGGAGCACAACCCGCAAGCCGCAAGCTCTGTCCTGCTCCCCATCGTGTCCGGCAAATAG
- a CDS encoding efflux RND transporter permease subunit, with amino-acid sequence MRALIAAALHQRLVIVVVALILLFFGLNAAQHLSVDAFPDVTNVQVQIATEAAGKSPEEVERFITVPIEIGMTGLPGLQEMRSLNKPGLSLITLVFEDGKGVYFERQLVSERLNELRDRMPEGVTPLLGPVSNALGEVYQYTLERTDDGQRALTHDELVERRTVEDWVVRPLLRSIPGVAEINSTGGYVKEYQTLVDPQKLRYYGLTIEDVFAALKRNNANAGGGILPQHSEQYLIRSIGLIRDADDIRNIVLKESAATPVYIKDVATVQVGQEVRYGAMVKGGYTEAVGGVVMAIAGGNAKEIVSKVKAKVEKINAENKIPGGLKIVPYYDRSRLVDAAIHTVTEVLAEGVVLVVVVLFLYLGDLRSSLIVSANLLLTPLLTFLVMNHVGLSANLMSLGGLAIAIGLMVDGSVVVVENVFARLSHEQHDSRLHTVRDAVVEVATPVIFGVLIIVLVFLPLMTLEGTSGKMFAPLAYTIAIALLISLALSLSLSPALSMFFLKAGKENDTWLVAMLRKPYNRILAVAMSNKRKSIFAVLLLLAGTLCLFPFLGTAFIPEMQEGTLGPNADRVPNISLQESIKMELRMQSLMRDIPGVQSVVSRLGRGESPADPAGPNEADVLANLVPVDDRPRDLTQEKIADEMRHRLAAIPGINLVMAQPISDRVDEMVSGVRADVAVKIFGDDLDTLIEKAQQVAKVAASVSGTQDTRVDRVGGQQYLTIEIDRAAIARYALNASDVNDTIEMAIAGKSATEIYEGERRFQAIVRLPDSDRDTVEKIKEIMVSSPNGIRVPLEDLARIRVSEGPAQINREMGKRRIVVGINVQGRDLGGYVTELERSVRTQVPLPPGYSFEWGGQFQNMQRAMHHLMIIVPVTIGAIFFLLFLLFHSVRFAALIITVLPFASIGGVLGLFVSREYLSVPASVGFIALWGIAVLNGVVLVSYIRKLRGEGLSQAEAVTEGTRLRFRPVMMTATVAALGLVPFLFARGPGSEIQRPLAIVVIGGLITSTFLTLVIVPCLYAWFEGGPREIADREMESHLLS; translated from the coding sequence ATGCGGGCTCTTATTGCGGCAGCCCTACACCAGCGGCTGGTAATCGTTGTGGTGGCGCTCATCCTGCTGTTCTTCGGATTGAACGCTGCGCAGCACCTCTCTGTCGATGCATTCCCCGACGTGACTAACGTGCAGGTCCAGATCGCCACCGAGGCTGCTGGAAAGTCGCCCGAAGAAGTAGAGCGGTTCATCACCGTTCCCATTGAGATCGGCATGACGGGATTGCCGGGCCTGCAGGAAATGCGCTCTCTGAACAAGCCGGGACTCTCTCTCATCACTCTGGTATTCGAAGACGGCAAGGGCGTCTACTTCGAGCGGCAACTGGTTAGCGAGCGCCTCAACGAATTGCGCGACCGCATGCCGGAAGGAGTCACGCCGCTGCTGGGCCCGGTCTCCAATGCTCTAGGCGAGGTGTATCAATACACCCTGGAACGAACCGATGATGGACAACGCGCCCTTACGCATGACGAATTGGTAGAACGCAGGACTGTGGAGGACTGGGTGGTACGGCCGCTGCTTCGGTCGATTCCCGGTGTTGCCGAGATCAACTCGACAGGTGGATACGTCAAGGAGTATCAGACGCTGGTAGATCCGCAGAAGCTGCGCTACTACGGCTTGACTATCGAGGATGTGTTCGCCGCGCTGAAGCGGAACAATGCGAATGCCGGGGGCGGCATTCTTCCTCAGCACTCCGAACAATACCTGATTCGAAGCATCGGCCTGATTCGTGACGCCGACGACATTCGCAACATCGTGCTGAAGGAAAGCGCCGCAACGCCCGTGTACATCAAGGACGTTGCGACAGTTCAAGTAGGCCAGGAAGTCCGCTATGGCGCCATGGTGAAGGGCGGCTACACAGAAGCCGTGGGCGGCGTGGTGATGGCCATCGCCGGGGGCAATGCCAAAGAGATCGTAAGCAAGGTTAAGGCTAAGGTAGAGAAGATCAACGCGGAAAACAAAATCCCCGGCGGTCTCAAGATTGTGCCTTACTACGATCGCTCCCGTCTGGTGGATGCGGCAATTCACACCGTCACCGAAGTCCTTGCGGAAGGCGTTGTGCTCGTTGTCGTGGTGCTCTTCCTCTACCTTGGCGATCTGCGGTCGAGCCTGATCGTGAGCGCCAACCTTTTACTCACGCCACTTCTTACGTTTCTCGTGATGAACCACGTTGGCCTGTCGGCGAATCTCATGTCGCTTGGCGGTCTGGCTATAGCTATCGGTCTCATGGTGGATGGTTCCGTCGTCGTGGTGGAGAACGTGTTTGCGCGGCTCAGCCACGAGCAGCACGACAGCCGGTTGCATACGGTGCGTGACGCGGTAGTGGAGGTGGCGACTCCGGTGATTTTCGGCGTGCTGATCATCGTGTTGGTGTTTCTGCCCCTGATGACGCTCGAAGGCACATCAGGCAAGATGTTCGCGCCCCTGGCGTACACCATTGCGATCGCGCTGCTAATCTCGCTGGCGCTTTCTCTATCGCTTTCGCCGGCTCTCTCTATGTTCTTCCTGAAGGCCGGAAAAGAGAACGACACGTGGCTGGTCGCGATGTTGCGCAAGCCCTACAACCGCATCCTTGCGGTCGCGATGTCTAACAAGCGCAAGAGCATCTTTGCGGTGCTGCTGCTGCTTGCCGGAACTCTGTGCCTCTTTCCGTTCCTCGGCACAGCCTTCATTCCGGAGATGCAGGAAGGAACGCTGGGGCCAAACGCGGATCGAGTGCCGAATATCTCGCTGCAGGAATCCATCAAAATGGAGCTACGGATGCAGAGCCTGATGCGCGATATCCCGGGCGTGCAGAGCGTCGTCTCCCGCCTGGGACGTGGAGAGTCACCGGCTGATCCTGCGGGTCCCAATGAAGCCGATGTGCTCGCAAACCTGGTGCCCGTTGATGACCGCCCGCGTGATCTGACCCAGGAGAAGATTGCAGACGAGATGCGGCACCGGCTTGCCGCGATTCCAGGTATCAACCTCGTGATGGCGCAACCCATCTCCGATCGCGTCGACGAGATGGTGAGCGGCGTGCGCGCCGATGTTGCGGTAAAGATCTTTGGCGACGATCTCGACACGCTGATCGAGAAAGCCCAACAGGTGGCAAAGGTAGCGGCTTCCGTGTCAGGCACGCAGGACACGCGCGTGGACCGCGTGGGTGGGCAGCAGTACCTCACCATCGAGATTGACCGCGCCGCTATCGCGCGTTACGCGCTGAACGCATCCGACGTGAACGATACGATCGAGATGGCCATCGCCGGTAAGAGCGCGACTGAAATTTACGAGGGAGAGCGCCGCTTCCAGGCCATTGTGCGCTTGCCCGACAGCGATCGCGACACGGTGGAGAAAATCAAGGAGATTATGGTCTCGTCTCCAAATGGCATCCGCGTCCCTCTTGAAGACCTCGCGCGCATTCGCGTGTCTGAAGGTCCTGCACAAATCAACCGTGAGATGGGCAAGCGGCGGATCGTGGTCGGTATCAATGTGCAGGGCCGAGATCTCGGCGGGTATGTGACGGAACTGGAACGCAGCGTTCGCACCCAGGTTCCGCTGCCGCCGGGCTACTCTTTCGAGTGGGGCGGTCAGTTCCAGAACATGCAGCGTGCCATGCACCACCTGATGATTATCGTTCCCGTGACCATCGGCGCGATCTTTTTTCTCCTCTTCCTGCTGTTCCATTCGGTGCGCTTCGCTGCCTTGATCATCACGGTCCTGCCGTTTGCCTCTATCGGCGGAGTGCTCGGACTGTTCGTTTCGCGCGAGTACCTATCCGTACCAGCATCGGTAGGTTTCATCGCGCTCTGGGGTATTGCTGTTTTGAATGGTGTGGTCCTGGTGTCGTACATCCGCAAGTTGCGAGGCGAGGGCCTGTCACAGGCAGAAGCAGTGACAGAGGGAACGCGGCTGCGGTTCAGGCCGGTGATGATGACAGCCACCGTCGCGGCCCTAGGACTAGTGCCCTTCCTGTTCGCTCGCGGTCCCGGATCTGAGATTCAGCGCCCGTTGGCAATCGTGGTGATTGGGGGGCTGATAACGTCGACATTCTTGACTCTGGTGATCGTCCCATGCCTCTACGCATGGTTCGAGGGCGGGCCACGCGAGATCGCGGACAGAGAGATGGAGAGTCACCTGTTGAGCTAG
- a CDS encoding DUF1360 domain-containing protein, with protein MAVLATWRVTHLLAEEDGPADLVVRFRKLLGDSFVGRMMDCFYCLSVWIAAPAALFITRRPLEWFMNWLALSGGACLLERLTTKHAEPHVLRPLEEGSEQGGIENVLRFETYADQGRGGSDATDNQQPAQAPQR; from the coding sequence GTGGCCGTTCTCGCCACGTGGAGGGTAACTCACCTCCTCGCGGAGGAGGACGGCCCTGCCGATCTCGTCGTCCGATTCCGCAAGCTGCTCGGTGACAGCTTTGTGGGCAGGATGATGGACTGCTTCTACTGTCTGAGCGTGTGGATTGCCGCGCCCGCGGCGCTGTTCATCACGCGAAGGCCACTGGAGTGGTTCATGAACTGGCTGGCGCTCTCAGGGGGAGCATGCCTGCTGGAGAGACTGACGACCAAACATGCGGAGCCGCACGTGCTGCGGCCGCTCGAAGAAGGATCAGAACAAGGAGGCATTGAAAATGTGTTGCGGTTCGAAACGTATGCAGATCAAGGGCGCGGCGGCAGCGATGCCACCGACAACCAGCAACCTGCGCAAGCCCCCCAGCGTTAG
- a CDS encoding sensor histidine kinase, giving the protein MDLLYNPDKGKARWTAFGIVAFFVLLAVLAIVVPGSDVSAHNILHHLNFLPLMIAGMLFGVRGALATAVLGGLINAPVIAHQWRRWPLDAKDQILEFSIFVIAGLIAGYLSDREREHRRKLEQTRQQLEDVYRELSENVERMKQAERMSATGRLAASLAHEIRNPLASISGAAGILRRGAAPAEYLEDSLDIIQKESQRLNKLLTGFLNFAKPRLPRLQHTEPDSIVVSVASLASHAAQERRITIEHQPLALSPEIDCDPEQLRQVLLNLVLNAIEASPADSRIILRTICEDRHICLDVEDCGIGIPDDMAERIFDPFFTTKPKGTGLGLAISSTIIAQHGGTLTFHKNARGGTTFRIQFPLGQEASHAS; this is encoded by the coding sequence ATGGACCTGCTCTATAACCCGGATAAAGGCAAAGCAAGGTGGACTGCCTTCGGGATAGTGGCGTTCTTTGTCTTGCTTGCGGTCCTCGCCATCGTCGTACCGGGCTCCGACGTCTCCGCTCACAATATCCTTCACCATCTCAACTTCCTTCCCCTAATGATTGCGGGCATGCTCTTTGGAGTGCGTGGCGCGCTTGCCACGGCTGTGTTGGGCGGCTTGATCAATGCCCCTGTGATCGCGCACCAATGGAGGCGCTGGCCCCTCGACGCGAAGGATCAGATCCTGGAGTTCAGCATCTTCGTGATCGCCGGCCTCATCGCCGGATACCTCTCCGACCGCGAGCGGGAGCATCGCCGCAAGCTCGAGCAAACTCGTCAGCAGCTCGAAGACGTTTATCGCGAACTCAGCGAGAATGTCGAACGTATGAAGCAGGCCGAGCGCATGTCTGCCACCGGACGGCTTGCCGCAAGTCTCGCCCATGAGATTCGTAATCCGCTGGCCAGCATCTCCGGCGCTGCGGGCATTCTTCGCCGCGGAGCGGCGCCGGCCGAATACCTCGAAGACAGTCTCGACATCATTCAGAAAGAATCACAGCGGCTCAACAAGTTGCTTACCGGCTTCCTCAACTTCGCTAAGCCGCGTTTGCCACGCCTGCAGCATACAGAGCCCGATTCAATCGTGGTTTCCGTCGCATCGCTCGCGTCGCACGCCGCGCAAGAGCGAAGGATCACGATCGAACACCAGCCGCTCGCTCTCTCTCCTGAAATCGATTGCGACCCGGAGCAGCTCCGCCAGGTGTTATTAAATCTCGTGCTGAACGCCATTGAGGCCTCGCCCGCGGACAGCCGTATCATTCTGCGCACCATATGCGAAGACCGCCACATTTGCCTCGACGTGGAGGATTGTGGCATTGGCATACCCGACGATATGGCGGAACGCATCTTCGACCCGTTCTTTACCACCAAACCCAAGGGCACCGGACTGGGCCTCGCCATCTCCTCCACCATCATTGCTCAGCATGGCGGCACGCTCACGTTCCACAAGAATGCGCGTGGCGGAACAACATTCCGCATCCAGTTCCCCTTGGGCCAGGAGGCCTCACATGCCAGCTAG
- a CDS encoding sigma-54-dependent transcriptional regulator has protein sequence MPASSILVVDDDASVRRVLQMQLVEAGYTVATAQSGTEARKLLVESRPKLVITDLRMPGLDGIELLRLIADDQIQTTVIMITAFGSIETAVQAMRLGAYDYITKPIDYEALLLAVQRAMERQDLIDEVRNLRSALDRRYGFENIIGHSESLLRVLELASRVAQHDSTVLIQGETGTGKELLARAIHYNSRRRNQPFVTINCGAIPRDLIESELFGHSRGSFTGAVANKPGRIEMADNGTLFLDEIGELPLESQVKLLRVIQHGEIERVGGSAPKTVNVRIIAATHRNLAAMVEDAAFRQDLFYRLAVVPLRLPPLRERRQDIPELLEHLFRQARERHNMPNIRMAPSLVGLFAAYRWPGNIRELENIIERMLVLSNGEIITENDLPEELRQASLPQQRATLLLELPDEGISLEAVERELLLRALEKFDGNQTHAARYLDISRRTFIYRMEKHGLRQEDLTR, from the coding sequence ATGCCAGCTAGCAGCATACTTGTGGTTGATGACGACGCCAGTGTTCGGCGCGTTCTGCAGATGCAACTTGTCGAGGCCGGCTACACCGTCGCCACCGCTCAGAGCGGAACCGAAGCGCGCAAGCTGCTCGTCGAGAGCCGCCCCAAGCTCGTGATCACTGACCTGCGCATGCCCGGCCTCGACGGAATCGAGTTGCTGCGTCTGATTGCCGACGACCAGATTCAAACCACCGTCATCATGATCACTGCCTTCGGATCCATCGAGACCGCAGTCCAGGCCATGCGCCTCGGTGCGTACGACTACATCACGAAACCCATCGATTATGAGGCGCTTCTGCTGGCCGTGCAGCGCGCCATGGAGCGGCAGGATCTCATCGATGAAGTGCGCAATCTCCGTTCCGCCCTCGATCGGCGCTATGGATTTGAGAACATCATCGGACATTCCGAGTCTCTTCTGCGGGTGCTTGAGCTAGCCTCGCGCGTGGCCCAGCATGACTCCACGGTACTTATCCAAGGCGAGACCGGAACGGGAAAGGAACTGCTCGCGCGCGCCATCCACTACAACAGCAGGAGGCGCAATCAACCCTTCGTAACCATCAACTGTGGAGCCATTCCTCGCGACCTGATTGAATCCGAACTCTTCGGCCATTCTCGCGGCTCCTTCACCGGCGCGGTTGCCAACAAGCCCGGCCGCATCGAAATGGCCGACAACGGAACCTTGTTTCTCGACGAAATCGGCGAGCTTCCCCTCGAGTCTCAGGTCAAGCTGTTGCGCGTGATTCAACACGGCGAGATCGAGCGCGTCGGCGGCTCCGCCCCGAAAACCGTGAACGTGCGCATTATCGCCGCGACGCACCGCAACCTCGCCGCCATGGTCGAGGACGCCGCCTTTCGCCAAGATCTTTTCTATCGGCTCGCCGTAGTCCCCCTTCGCCTTCCGCCGCTCCGTGAACGCCGCCAGGATATTCCTGAACTCCTCGAACACCTTTTCCGGCAGGCGCGCGAACGGCACAATATGCCCAATATCCGGATGGCGCCTTCGCTCGTCGGACTTTTTGCGGCGTACCGCTGGCCAGGAAATATCCGGGAACTGGAAAACATCATCGAGCGCATGCTGGTGCTCTCCAACGGAGAAATCATCACTGAGAACGACCTCCCCGAGGAACTGCGCCAGGCTTCTCTCCCGCAGCAACGCGCAACCCTGCTGCTTGAACTCCCGGACGAGGGGATCAGCCTCGAAGCCGTGGAACGCGAACTGCTTCTCCGCGCCCTGGAAAAGTTCGACGGCAACCAGACCCACGCAGCCCGCTACCTCGATATCAGCCGTCGCACGTTCATCTATCGCATGGAGAAACACGGGCTGCGCCAGGAAGACCTAACCCGCTGA
- a CDS encoding TolC family protein has product MSIDEALAIAEQNSPLLKQSQAQIEAGQGRVEAARAYSNPTVQVLAGHQAGLDVPTPGVPGLLQHYSASQPIEIPAERQARIRAARLAMSADKDLLLAVRLGVMANVKRAFYDVIRRKEQLANAEGNLALVTDLRRRVGVEVKVGEKGKLELTRAEAEMSRARAVVKSAEVELAAARAVLKAVLGMPVSESPEPSGSFSPQITLPALEQLRQSVLANHPALSEAQTRTEEARAIVQDERARRIPTPQLYGEYEHQPDLSFFRMGVNIDIPVWNRRRGQIREAAANVARSTSAERQTQLELVAALERAYSQYEISSDQVESLQAGSLREAEAAVEAARAAYKFGERGIVEVLDAQRVLQGVRTDLLDARYAQQSALIDLEELGATHP; this is encoded by the coding sequence TTGTCGATTGACGAAGCTCTGGCCATCGCGGAGCAGAATAGTCCCCTTCTGAAACAGAGCCAAGCGCAGATTGAGGCGGGGCAAGGCCGCGTGGAAGCGGCCCGCGCCTACTCCAATCCCACCGTTCAGGTTCTGGCAGGGCATCAGGCGGGACTTGATGTACCCACACCCGGAGTGCCGGGACTTCTTCAGCACTATTCGGCGAGCCAGCCAATTGAGATTCCCGCAGAACGGCAAGCCCGCATTCGTGCGGCGCGGCTTGCGATGTCCGCGGATAAAGATCTGTTGCTGGCGGTGCGCCTGGGCGTGATGGCGAACGTGAAGCGGGCCTTCTACGACGTGATCCGGCGTAAGGAGCAGCTTGCCAATGCCGAAGGGAACTTGGCGCTGGTCACGGACCTGCGCCGACGCGTGGGCGTGGAAGTGAAGGTGGGAGAAAAAGGCAAGCTTGAACTCACGCGCGCAGAGGCGGAGATGTCGCGAGCACGCGCAGTGGTGAAGAGCGCGGAGGTAGAACTGGCAGCGGCGCGAGCGGTGTTGAAGGCGGTGCTCGGTATGCCGGTTTCGGAGAGCCCGGAGCCGTCAGGGTCGTTCAGTCCGCAGATAACGCTACCCGCGCTGGAACAATTGCGGCAGTCGGTACTGGCGAACCATCCGGCGCTGTCGGAGGCGCAGACCCGAACCGAAGAGGCGAGGGCGATTGTGCAGGACGAGCGAGCGCGAAGAATTCCCACCCCCCAACTGTATGGGGAATACGAACATCAACCGGACCTGTCGTTCTTTCGCATGGGCGTGAATATCGATATTCCAGTATGGAACCGCCGGCGCGGCCAGATCCGGGAGGCTGCAGCGAACGTGGCGCGTTCCACCTCTGCGGAGCGCCAAACACAACTGGAGCTCGTAGCAGCGTTGGAGCGCGCCTACAGCCAGTACGAAATCAGCAGCGATCAGGTGGAGAGCCTGCAAGCGGGATCATTGCGGGAAGCAGAGGCGGCAGTCGAGGCCGCTCGCGCTGCCTACAAATTTGGCGAACGCGGGATTGTGGAAGTGCTTGACGCGCAACGCGTGCTGCAAGGCGTGCGGACCGACCTGCTGGACGCGCGTTATGCGCAGCAGAGCGCACTGATTGATCTGGAAGAACTGGGAGCCACTCACCCATGA